Proteins encoded together in one Quercus lobata isolate SW786 chromosome 3, ValleyOak3.0 Primary Assembly, whole genome shotgun sequence window:
- the LOC115981253 gene encoding uncharacterized protein LOC115981253, producing MTRLYTKREGIQKYAGKLCPSIQDRLEKLKVESKAFSATPAGSFLYEVGSQYERHVVDLVKKTCSCRSWDLNGIPYKHVITAIYTNIETPEDYTHPCYFKETYMEIYKEVLPPMPGQSEWAETGQPAPLAPHIYKPPGRPPKQRKRASDEPRNPYKASRQNRPVRCGKCKKEWHNSRGCKAGITGETPWQRRQRLQREKAVSN from the coding sequence ATGACTAGACTTTACACAAAAAGGGAAGGGATACAGAAGTATGCTGGAAAGTTGTGTCCAAGCATACAAGATAGGTTGGAGAAATTGAAGGTTGAAAGTAAGGCATTTAGTGCTACCCCAGCTGGTAGTTTCCTTTATGAGGTAGGTAGTCAGTATGAGAGGCATGTAGTTGATTTGGTGAAGAAGACATGTAGCTGTAGGTCTTGGGATTTAAATGGCATTCCCTACAAACATGTCATAACAGCCATTTATACAAACATTGAGACACCAGAAGACTATACCCACCCATGCTACttcaaagaaacttacatgGAGATATACAAGGAGGTACTTCCTCCCATGCCTGGCCAGTCAGAATGGGCTGAGACTGGACAGCCTGCTCCCCTGGCACCTCACATATACAAACCACCAGGCAGACCACCCAAGCAAAGAAAGAGGGCTTCTGATGAGCCTAGGAACCCTTACAAAGCAAGTAGACAGAACAGACCTGTAAGATGTGGGAAATGCAAAAAGGAATGGCATAACTCAAGAGGGTGCAAGGCTGGCATCACTGGGGAGACACCATGGCAGAGGAGACAGAgacttcaaagagaaaaagctgTAAGTAATTAG